The genomic stretch CATAATGCTGTCAGAGGAGGGACTGAACTCCGTTTCTCAGTTGGCTCGGCGGGTAAGAACAGTCACTGTCCTCATCCAAAGAGCTAAAGCTTCTTTCAGATTTCTGAAGTTACGGTTGCATTACAGAAAAAATGGCTGTGCAACCTTTGAGGCCCAAACGAAAAGCAACTCGTGACTAAGGTTATGATCATGCTGGAATAAAATGGCTGGCTCAGCCTCTGAGAGGAGGGGAATTTGAGGAGAGGGGAATCTGTGAACTCTAAGTTTATTAGTAACAATAATGCATCAATATCTTTCCAAAGTCAGCAGGGCTTTCAAAAAGATTGTGCAGAAATATTTAAATTGTAAATGAAAAATTGCTAGCTGGGCAAATAAGAGATAGCCCCCCTATGGTGTGAAAATATATCAGTTTGAGCATGTTAGAAGAAGGAATAAGTGGATTTTCAGTGAAAATTAAGTGTTCATCCAAATGACAGGTAGTTAATTGAATTGGATTGGATtagatactttatttggccaagtgtgattatacATATAAGGAATTTGCTTCTGGTGCAGATTTGTATTGACGTAAAGGACATTTCAGAACTGAAGCCATAAAATAAAGGGATGTCCCCTATTTGAAAAGAAACAGTATTGCAAATCTATTCAAAACATTAAAAGGCAGAGACATTGCAATGATTACAAAGGTGGATATTATCAGTGCCACGATCTTCCCAGTTGTAACAGATTTTGTGATAATTACATCATCAGAAAGGCAGAATGAAATAAACTGGATGCCTTTGAATTTGGGGTGCTGGAGAAAACTATTGAGAATACACTTGAATTGCAAAAATAGGTCATTATTTAGTTAACCCAATGAAAGCACCAATAATGAAACAACCTGGAGCACATAATGCAAAAAGGCAAAAATCACTAAAGAACCCCAATGTCCCTTACTGAGTTTGATAGCCCCGGAGAACAcgctttttaaaatcttgttttcAGAAGATCTTGGGGGACtttgaggcaaaaaaaaaaaaaggagggatagAGAAACCACTTTGTGGTCCAAAAAGGTCACCCACATCTGACCTAGAAATTATCCATCATCAAAGAGATTTCTACTCAGCCCAAAGAAAACGATTCCTCTCTTCTTGAGCATCCCAAagctttttcaaaagggaactggacttcttTGCTTTTTCATGGAAGAaatttcacttcccatccaagaaacttcttcaattctgacatcttcaaggaaaaagaaagttctgttgccttttgaaaaaagcacctttgggacaaccctaaCCTgggtggctgagaatctccatatagaCTCTTACTGAGCAGTTGGGTTGAAAAGTTCCAgcacacccaggggtgggtttcaaccggttcgcggcggtccctgcgaaccggttggtcggcgaacccggaagtaagtaacttctgggaacggcgaagggcgcgcccatccgcccgcagtccttacccggttttgacgagttctgcgcttccacgcatgcgcaggacacatatagcacctgcgcgatcctccaggagcagctggagcatcgcgcagatgctagtacgcatgcgtgcaccgcgcgcgtgcacgaggacgccgccggccccgttccaaccgaaccggttgcaacggggtgagaaacccacccctgagcacaCCCTATCCATTACAACTCCAGAAAGGAAAACCATCATACAAATGCTTGATTCGAAAGGAAATTCCATTGAGGAAAGGGCTCTGAAGTTTCTCTGAGGAAGCCTCTTACTAGGATGCCTACGAACAATCCAATTGTCTGATTTTTGGATGTAGGTCCAGGGAGCTGGAGCCAAAGGCTGGAGGACCATGTCATCATTGTTCAGTCGGGAGGATGAAGATCAGTTGCTGGCTCCTGAAGCAGCTGCAGACCAGTAAGAGATATCTAACTAATTACAATTCTcaaattgtctttttaaaaaataatttattctattttattttgatttgaacatcatcttccattaaacagtgtgtcgtctgggtacaaatattttgtgcaaatattttatacactAACCATTACAATTTAcagccatatttattattttatctattcttaatactaatattaatatataccatacctaatactataacaatcatcttcttaatttatttaactttgtgaaaacattttctctatttcactcatctgcttttttccacttttcatatttattctgtaaccattgataaaataattcccatatgTTTTAATAATtggattgttctttttttaaattttaagtgttaacctattcatttctgcacattctaatattttcctaatcacattctcatccgtaggaatctcttcatttttccaattttgtgcaaatacaatcctattTCTCAAATTGTCTGAATAGGGCAGATATACACCTTCATTCAATCACTTTTTATCCTCTTTGCTGTGATCTTCAACTTTCAGAACTTGTAAGaaatgtggacttcgactcccacaattctccagccagccagacAAATATAagagagttgaagtccccatatcttaaaagttgtcaaggttgagaaacactgttttagagggaTAGCATATACACAGAACTATCCCTTTACCCAGAATGCCTGTTCATTTTTTATAGTCATAACAGGAACTTATGGAGGAGAACTCCTCCCTCCAAACGCAGAGCGCCcagattctgaaaaaaaaaaaaaaaaatcaccatcaatcaattcaCATTCTTGGCACTTCATTAAAAGCCACAAACTACCCTGAGTGCTTCACTTCCTTATGTTTTTCTGATATGAGCTGTTCTTGGCTACAGTTGGCAGAGAAAGCTATTGTTGCCCAAAGAATCAGGAAGGAAATGCACTGGGCCTTCAACTTCCTTATTTTTGTCTAGAAATAAGTGTTAGTGTTTTGTTTTCTAGTCACACCCACCTTGCAAAACCAGATTCATGTTAAGGAATGTTGGCTTGGTTTTGGTCCCATTGTGGTTGATGGTTTTGCATCCTTTTGTAATTACGTTCAAATATGAGCCCACCCTTgggatactgcattcagttctggtcaccatgatataaaaaaagatgttgagaccctagacaaagtgtagagaagagcaacaaagacagtAAGGAGTCTGGAGAATAAACATGTACAATGAATGATTTaagggaattaggtatgtctagtctaacaaagagaaggactaggggtgatattatagcagtatttaaggggctgtcacagagaagagggagttaacattctccaaagcacttgaaagcaAGCCAAGAAGTAACAGAGAAGAACATTAAAGAGAGagtcaacctagaattaaggagaggtttcctgacagtgagaacaatcaatcagtggaatggcttattTCTGAAAGTTGGGAGAGCTCCATCATTGGAACAGTGGTTAAATTCAGTAGCTtctagcaggttctggagaaccggtagcagaaattttgaggagttgggagaaccagcaaataccacctctggctggccccaggagtagggagggaatgtggattttgcagtatccttcccctgccacacccaccaagccacgcccacagaaccagtagtaaaaaaaaattaatttcaccactgcattgaaagaagagactggatagccatttgtccagaatgatataggatctcctgcttgaacaggggatggactagaagatctccaaggtccattTCAACCTATTATTCTATATATGAGTATAACCCTACTGGTGCCCATCATAACAGGGTCCCTGCAAACTAATTGCAAATATTCCTTGTTCTCTCTCTTTGCCTAGCTAGAATAAGTCAGCTGTTCCTTTTGGCCTTCTGCCCTCCAGTGGGCAGATAAAATGTGGCACGCTGTGGTTGAATGGAGTCTTCAGCCTccaaatcattcattcattcattcattcattcattcactcactcattcattcattcattcgtattTATTATAGTTGCTCAACTCCAATGGAGGTTTAAACTAAACCTTCAAGCTATACAAAAACTCTAGAAAATATGGTCTTTATTTTTATGGTATCTATTAGCCtccattcatcattttaaaaGCTCAAATGAGATTAAAAGGGTAAAAACTGCAATTATTAAATCTATGAAAGCAAAGCAATATCAGATACAACAGTGAAGACCTAAGTGGGAAAAGTGCTCTTTAGGGAAATTACTAAGTGGGCATACAAAACTCACAAATGGCAACAGCATAAGAAAAGAGAGATACGTATCTACTATCAGAAAGATCTTCCTTTGCACACCATACTATAACCATACTCACAGGTAGGTTGCCAAACATGCCAAGTTCCAGATGTGGGCCAGATTGTACTGCATCGGCCTTACATTCTTTAGGATTGGTATGTACTAATGTTAATGCAAGGCTTTTTTGGATTAAGATCACATTTCCAGATAGTTTCCCACTTAACTCAATAGATGTTTTTTTTACTATACATTCCATCTATGATAGCTATTaaaggtatgtctagtttaatgaaaagaaggactaggggagacatgatagcagtgttccaatatctcaggggctgccacaaagaagagggagtcaaactattctctagggcacctgagggcagaacaagaaacaatgggtggaaactaatcaaggagagaagcaacttagaactaaggagaattttcctgacagttagaacaattaatcagtggaacaacttgcctccagaagttgtgaatgctccaacacttgaagtctttaagaagatgttggatagccatttgtctgaaacggtatagggttccctgcctaggcagggggttggactagaagacctccaaggtcccttccaactctgctattgtattgatgCTTTTATAGCTTAAATAAGCCTCTCATCTGAAACCAAACCAATTACTACAATATTGTTTTAGGGAAGATCAgagaatatattttatatgagAAACATCCATTTCAGTTTCCATTACTCTTGGGAGGGGCTGGGAAAGACATGTCTGAAATTCTGGTGAGCCGTTTCCACTTGGCCAAGAACTGGAGATGAGCCGCATGCCCTTGcctaggggtcaccaaccttttggacctcagggatcactacattcataatttaaaatcctGAGGACcagtaatatgattttttttaaaaaagataaatagtatttagtgcaatataaaaaatgcaaataatttttatgcggaccaccaaaattttcttgcagaccaccagttggtgactgctgcccTAGCCTACAGTCaggccagaggtaggttcctaccggttcggactggtttggccgagtaggtaataacttggccggccacgcccctgaactgccTTCTTGTTTTTTACtattgcacatgcgcacatagTGTGCATCAAGCATGCCCGTGCCCGAAGCACATctctgagtgaaccagcagtaacagaagctgggaCCCACTCCTGAGTCAGGCACAACTGCCAGGAGAATCTTTAACTGTAGTTTTGCTTCCAACTAAGAGCAAATGGAAGATTTGGCTTGGCCATAAGCAGCTTCTTGTGCTTCCGGTTTTATTCTTAGAATTTGGGGGATCTATATTAACACATTGTCCAATGTAGCTTTAATGCCTCTCCTTTCCTAAATTCTTTTCTCCTTTAAGTCCTCTAGCTGCAAAACCAGCAGAAGAAGAAGCTGAGAAGAAGGCTGCTGGCCTCTGGGATGTCTTTGCTACTAAGTGGCAGCAAACTTCAGCTCTGGAAAAATTGACTGCCAAGGTGGACTCCAGCGAAGAAAAGGTGGAGGGCAGTGGGGGTTCTGGGGTGATGCCAGCTGAGGAAGTCAATGACCTTGGCCATGACAATGACCTCCGAGAGGCTGAAGGTGTGGCCTTCAAGTGGAGCTTCGTAACCAACAAACTGGCTGAGTTGAAGAACAAGAATATTCCCAAAAGTAACTAGGACAGACACAGAAATGGAGGACTTTGAGTGAGTGACCCTTTCTCAGtgataacaatatattttattatttcccaacagcttcctgaaaaaaaacagaattgggCTTAATGTGAAATGTTCAGTTCCAGATATGGGCGTTGTTTAGGTTGATAACTTTATGAAGCCTTCCCAGAGTGTGTGACTCTGATGCCTTCATtccatttctctccttttctccttataAGATGGTTCTTAGACTAATTAGGTTAATGGACATTTAGGAAAACTTCCCTTGCCAGAGACTGTGGCCTATTAAAAAAATGAgcatctccttctctctttccacaTTCACCTACTTTGACTTTCTAAGAAAGCTGCTGTCGCAGGACAATTAATCCAAGAGTCCAATCTATAGCGGTCAACAAGCTGATTCTCTGATAATTTCCTGCAATTGTTAGACTTGGATGGAGATGTacggacctaggcttccccaaaccatgAAAGtcacaaaattgggaaaggaacaTTCTGGGAAAGTGATTGTTTTGGACCAGAaagttctgaccgaggcttcccaagagcatgaagcaaacttcttgtcccaacaaaaaaccctttttattaagttactgtgaattctgctcactcaaatccagcaaagtctttcaagggaggatttacagtcacagacttcatcgagcttggagagctgccaggccaatatctgcaaaacttgggaaggagtctcggagagtcaggaaccaattaagtgaactaattgcctcctgcaaactccattcccctttcgctcctcttatatttcctctaggaggggccattcattgtccacctgtggccttattcccaagttgacctctgttctttacttgttcccttcgtctggcaactctgcacatgcgtacactgggaacaggctccagctgttcttctgccctgctgatgtctgactctaaaggcagctgataattggcatacggctctgcccccccccctctgcctccgacacagagccctcgtcagagccttccccagactccaggactggcccatgttcctccccaacctcctcactgcccgaatctgctgccagctctgctggctgctggccaGGCCACAACAGGAGAAGTCCTCGATACAGATCCCTCCTGATAAGACCTGTGCAAGACCTATCTCACAGACTTACGATGATAAAATGAGAGAGCTCCATGCATGGAAATTCCAAACTCTTCTCACAAAGAAATGTGTGAGGCAAATGTTGTTGACCAACTGTAGTTAAACCTGTGCAGGGAACCACTTTCCAATAACTGATAAAGGCATTCGGAATTTGCCAAGGAGATCTCCAAGGTGCTTGGTGCTGGGGTTTGCAGTGCTGGTAGAGCCTGGAAATTCTGTTTTCCAAGTTTATTTATAGGATTtatgtgctgcccatctcatccAGAGCTGAAGTTCAATTCCTGGCACCTCAGCAAAGGCTGGAAAAGATCCGAAGCCCTGAAAAGCTGTTGTAAACAACAGAGACAGTACCAAGCACCAAGGATTAAAGGCAGTTTGAGCTTAGGGAGTTTCCTTTATCCCTGTTGGACACAGTTATGAGGCAAAAGTGCATACCTTGTAGGCAAACAATGTCTCCAGTTCAATCGCTGGTATCTCTTAGCAGGGCTGGAGAAAAATACAGTGTAAAGTCCTGTTTTAAGGTGGGCTGGTTTGAAGATGATTTCAGATCATCCTCAAATCGGGAGGGGGAAGTATAATGGAAGACAAGTCCAAAATCAGGGTAAGATAGCTTTCTAGGTTCATAaccagggtgggcttcaaaaatttcagcaacagcttctctgctcggttgctgggtgggcgtggtcagagtgggtgtggcctactcggcctcctgcaccacagcagggagggggcttttcttgagcctctgggacgGCAAAAACTGCCtaccctgggctctggaggccttctgtGAGGCCCATTTCCcttcctccctgagcctctgcacggGCTCttcacttacctcgcatccaaaagggccgcgtggagactcctggggtgggcggggccagccagggtggAGGTTCttcaaaccagccataacattagctataggttctcctgaacccgtaGCAGGTCACCCCTGTATTATAACTTATAGAAGCTAGTAGTTCAGATAGACGGATTATACCCCTAAAATCTGTCAACAGATTAGCTAAATAGATTGGCTCATTTGGCTAAATATGTGGAATAAGAGTGAATCCAGGCTGCAAAACTAGAGTGTCCAAGATTCTGCTACGATCTTCACTTATCCCTGGCATCTCTATCTTACTggacaaaatgtttttttcctcttgcaACACACATGGGCAACAGGTGACTTTCAGGAAGTAATTAGTCTCTAACCACTCAGCTCAAATCTTTATGACTAATAGTGCAGcacgattgggggggggggataaaacttCAAGCATCTAATGAGATCCTTATCTTCTATGAACCAAGAATCATCAACAGAAAGATTGAAAGATTGACAACTCTATCTTATGGATCTTCACTCTCAAAATGTTCCTGTTAAAGCTGGCACCATTTTTAATGAAGGTAGTATCCCTGGATTCAAAGTGTTGGTTTGTCATGCTGTGTGGAAGACTGTCTACAGGTGAGTTCAATGGTTCTCTCTCTGCAGAACTTTCAGTCCACACACCAAGGAGACAACTACCTCATTAACACCATCATTTTCCTTCAGATCTTTGCTGATGACTATCATTGAAAACATTGCAATCTGTTAAGATGTTCCAGATACGTATCTAGTGTTTCACTGCTTGAGAAGAGGCTTCTGTTCAAACATGGTATCCTCtgcttctcttcccccttccctgtcTGTCCCAAGAAATGTTGAAATTAAGTGTGTTGAAAATTAAATACTTTAATAGCCAGAAATAGCTTCAGATTGATCATTGCCTTTTATGTCATGGAAATATAAGTTCatagatttcattgagggccacatcagggttgtatttgacctcggggggggggagagtaggcatggccagagtgggcatggccactcaacatcactcgtgtcgagggcgcctgtggtggcccaagtgctctgccagagaaaacaggctcccgagctccgtttttggctgggacggcatcctgcaaccctctacttTAAAGCAGGGTTAAAGCAGGGTTTCTAAAGGACAAGACATGTTCTACAGTGTCTTCAGCTCTTAAAAATGACCACATTTACACATTTTGAAATATAGGCTTGCAATTTATAAGGTTGGAGCTTCAATGGTTCATTTTAATGGAATCTTCTATGTTCACAGAATGGGCTAgaataaatttagttaaatgtaggtTTTGTATAAAAGGATTGTGATATATCTAACTACCACAAGGTGGCAACAGATGGACTGTCATCCGAAATTAAAACCTTGTTAACTTTCTGCAGAACAGTAATACAGAGTTTGTCAAGCAGCATTCATCATGCGCAGGCTGTAATTTTTCCTGGACATTGGATGGAAAATATCAATTGTCTCAGAAGGCATATAAGATCTGTGCAAGCACAGCGTTTCTGAAATGAACCTTCAGTTATAAAGTCACCTTGCACAAGCAGATGCCATAATAATGTCTGAGATTTTAAGCATCCACCTTATAAGAGAGGAAGctttaccatttatttatttgatgtaaGAAATGTATACAGCTGCCCAACTTTAGCAAATGCAACTCATGGCAGTTCTACAAAGGATATTTAGACAGCTCACAGATCATCTCCACAACTTTACACCTGACTCTTTAGCAGGtgtggtgtttgtttgtttggtttttgcaGCTCTGTTGTGAAATGATAAAATAAGCTCTGAAATCAGTTTTTCACTGGAAACTGAAACCTTGACAAGACCCCGGGGCAAGCCATTTCTCTACTGGCAGAATTCTTtgtcctcctccctttctcctggcTATTTAtaaggagccctggtggcgcaatgcttaaagtgcagtattgcagacaaactctgcccacagcctggagtttgatcctgatgggggctcaaggttgactcagcctgccagaatgagaatccagattgttggggacaatatagaAACAATGTGTATATTCTAAACTCTCCAGAGAGCCCTGTAAAGCGCTATggggcggtatataagcctaaatgctattgctgcttGTTCTTCCATTGCTCTAATGGGTCCATAAAGGGTAAGGGTGGTTTTACAGCTTTGTATTCTCCCCCAGCAAAGGCAGACAAGTTtatcaacaatttttttttaattacaaacaCTGGGAAGCAGTATCATCTTGCAGCACACTGAAGCAAGCCATACAGGCTTCAACAGAAAGGAAGAGCCAAGCACACTGGACGTGAACCAAGCTATCAGGAAAAAGAAACCTTGGATGATTCAAAAGAGAACTACATTCAGATAATTCTGCCAAGAGGAGTGGAAATTCTTTAGAGCTCAGCACTTTGTTAGAGGTCTAAATAAGCAGCGATTAGCAACCCAACCAGCCAATGTACACAGGGGTTGTTTGTTAGCAGGATATTAGGAAATATCTTTGCAACAACCTCGTAGAAAAGGTGCTAGTTGGTAAACCTAACGTTCCACTTTAAGAAACTTCATAGGTGAGTAGAGATTTGAACCCATCCTTCCTGTGTTCTATGCTGCATCACAATGCTCTCAAccaatgaggaaagaaaggaaaacgtATTCATCTGCTCTGGATGGCAGCAAGAAATTTTAGTTCTTAATTTAGCCTggaaaccaatggtgggattcaaataatttaacaaccggttctctgccctaatgatttcttccaacaaccagttcaccaaactgctcagaaacttaacaactggttctcctggagtggtgcgaaccagaggtgggttgatgctggttcgggtgaaccagtagtagcggtggcaggaggctccacctgcccgcccgcccacttctgtgcatgcatagaggaGTGCacctgaaccggcagtaaaaaaaatgagcaaCCCACCtcaggtgtgaactggctgaattccaccactgctggaAAATGTATCCTTATTGCCAAGGATACTTTTAGGGAATACTTTCCTATTTGAGACCCTccgcccagaggtggtattcagctggttctgatcagttctggcaaactggtagtggaaatttggagtagtttggagaaccggaaaatactgcctctggctggccccatccccaaactatttgctgcctcccgagtcccagatgattggctgggtcttctgttgccctgcacaggagaagggagctggaaagcaggttagtgggatgggggtggggggaatgtagattttgcagtatccttcccttgccacacccaccaagccatgtgcaccaagccacacccacagaactggtagtaaaatgttttgaatcccatcactgcctcagaatttcaattctcagaattctcagTATGGTAATTAATCATTATTATGGAGCCATGACTGGGAAAAATTCAGCAAAAGTTCAAGACCAACTGGTTCTCAAAAGTATTCCTTTGACAAAGACATATTTGGCGATATTCCCTGCTCTGTTTCCCATGGTAAGCCTTGCCACCCCACTCCAAAACAGTACTTTCCCCTTACACTTGAGATCAAGGGAGAGCCTTGGACGCCCAGACCCTTATGAGTTCATACTGTAGATTCTTTGGACCTTGTCTGGGCCCGCTGACAGCTGTAAAGCCATTTAATGACACGGGCGTTTCGCTCAACCACCGAGACGGATGCAGGCAGCTTGTCACTTGGGTCTTCAGCAGACAAGGGCTCCCCATTGAAGGAAAGTCCATCGTGTTCAGAACTAGCTGACCCAATGCAGAAGGAACCAGCTTCCCAGCTGCCTGGTTTGAAGTGTTCAATTCCGAGCACCTCGACCAAATTCCGGTCCAAGCCACAGTAATTAAAGAACCGTTCTTTCTCTGAAAGAGGAAGAGAATAGCTCAGAGTCAGCTCTTTCTTGGCTTCTGTCTGGTAATGGCCTGAGGAAGGAAAG from Thamnophis elegans isolate rThaEle1 chromosome 12, rThaEle1.pri, whole genome shotgun sequence encodes the following:
- the C12H1orf232 gene encoding uncharacterized protein C1orf232 homolog; the protein is MTQGFWRVYKTKVMQALGGELQEEDLQDESENPQLVETTDSIMLSEEGLNSVSQLARRVQGAGAKGWRTMSSLFSREDEDQLLAPEAAADHPLAAKPAEEEAEKKAAGLWDVFATKWQQTSALEKLTAKVDSSEEKVEGSGGSGVMPAEEVNDLGHDNDLREAEGVAFKWSFVTNKLAELKNKNIPKSN